The following proteins are co-located in the Ensifer sp. WSM1721 genome:
- a CDS encoding carbohydrate ABC transporter permease: protein MAAVQTRSERALNRVAIAAVLVITLLFLAPIYWITSTAFKPRNLATTIPPTVIFEPEISPFVKLFTKRSQLRAAPEPEDYAAAPWWERLVFDGGEKVVRSGRGDVQLSGYPNRFMNSLIVAITSTVLAVSMGTFTAYGFSRFKMKGEADLLFFILSTRMLPPVVVAIPMFLMYRAVGLNDTHWGLIILYTAFNLSFSVWLMKGFIDEIPKEYEEAALVDGYTRLEAFFKIVLPEAATGIAATAVFCFITAWNEYAFALIMTNRRAQTAPPFIPSQVGSGLPDWTVIAAGTFLFLLPVAIFTFLLRNHLLRGMSFGAIRK, encoded by the coding sequence ATGGCGGCCGTCCAGACTCGCTCCGAGCGCGCACTGAACCGGGTGGCGATCGCCGCCGTGCTCGTCATCACGCTGCTCTTCCTCGCACCGATCTACTGGATCACGTCTACGGCCTTCAAACCGCGCAACCTCGCGACGACCATCCCACCGACGGTCATCTTCGAGCCGGAGATCTCGCCCTTCGTGAAGCTCTTTACCAAGCGCTCTCAGTTGCGCGCAGCACCGGAGCCGGAAGACTATGCTGCCGCTCCCTGGTGGGAACGGCTGGTCTTCGACGGGGGTGAAAAGGTCGTGCGCTCGGGACGCGGCGACGTGCAGTTATCCGGCTATCCCAACCGCTTCATGAATTCGCTGATCGTCGCGATCACCTCTACGGTGCTTGCCGTCAGCATGGGTACCTTCACGGCCTACGGTTTCTCGCGCTTCAAAATGAAGGGCGAAGCGGACCTGTTGTTCTTCATTTTATCGACACGCATGCTCCCGCCCGTGGTCGTAGCAATCCCCATGTTCCTAATGTACCGGGCGGTCGGGCTGAACGACACCCACTGGGGTCTTATCATCCTCTACACCGCCTTCAATCTCTCCTTCTCGGTCTGGCTGATGAAGGGCTTCATCGACGAGATTCCGAAAGAATATGAGGAAGCGGCACTCGTCGACGGCTACACGCGCCTGGAAGCCTTCTTCAAGATCGTGCTGCCAGAGGCCGCCACGGGGATCGCCGCGACCGCCGTCTTTTGCTTCATCACAGCGTGGAACGAGTATGCTTTCGCGCTGATCATGACGAACCGGCGCGCGCAAACGGCACCGCCCTTCATCCCGAGCCAGGTCGGCTCTGGCCTTCCGGATTGGACCGTTATTGCCGCAGGTACGTTCCTGTTCCTGCTACCGGTCGCCATCTTCACCTTCCTGCTCAGGAACCATCTCCTGCGCGGCATGAGTTTCGGAGCGATCCGCAAATGA
- a CDS encoding carbohydrate ABC transporter permease — MATVVMTSLDSKSRAASRGLSDIKIRNLFIVPTILFLIVFNIFPLIYSLGYSFTDFRASTNAPATFVGLQNYRELLNDPFIWANFAITAKYVIVSVTGQVVVGFGTAMLLNREIPFKGLITTLLLLPMMLSMAVVGLFWKLLYDPSFGIINYALGLGSFEWLANPDMALYAVAITDIWMWSPFVMLLSLAGLSAVPRHLYEAAAIDRAGPFYTFFRITLPLVAPILMIAIIFRTMEAFKTFDLAYILTSQPTTEVISIRLYKMAFQEWQTGRSCALAYIVLIMVLAITNIYVKYLNRVKER, encoded by the coding sequence TTGGCCACCGTGGTTATGACATCGCTGGATTCGAAGTCACGCGCTGCTTCGCGGGGCTTGAGCGACATCAAAATTCGCAATCTTTTCATTGTTCCGACGATCCTGTTCCTGATCGTCTTCAACATCTTCCCGTTGATCTACTCGCTCGGCTATTCGTTCACCGACTTTCGTGCTTCGACGAACGCGCCGGCCACCTTCGTCGGCCTGCAGAACTACCGGGAACTGCTGAACGACCCCTTCATCTGGGCGAACTTCGCCATTACGGCGAAATACGTGATCGTCTCGGTTACCGGTCAGGTCGTCGTCGGTTTCGGCACGGCGATGCTGCTCAACCGTGAGATTCCGTTCAAGGGTCTGATCACGACGCTGCTTCTGCTGCCGATGATGCTGTCGATGGCGGTGGTCGGGCTCTTCTGGAAGCTGCTCTACGATCCATCCTTCGGCATCATCAACTACGCTCTCGGCCTCGGCTCTTTCGAGTGGCTCGCGAATCCCGACATGGCACTCTACGCTGTCGCCATCACCGACATCTGGATGTGGTCGCCCTTCGTGATGCTGCTCTCGCTCGCAGGCCTCTCGGCCGTACCGAGGCACCTTTACGAGGCGGCGGCAATCGACCGGGCGGGGCCGTTCTACACCTTCTTCCGCATCACCCTGCCACTCGTGGCACCGATACTCATGATCGCGATCATCTTCCGCACCATGGAGGCGTTCAAGACTTTCGACCTCGCCTACATCCTGACGAGCCAGCCGACCACGGAAGTGATCTCGATCCGCCTCTACAAGATGGCGTTTCAGGAATGGCAGACCGGCCGGTCCTGCGCGCTCGCCTACATAGTGCTGATCATGGTGCTCGCGATCACCAACATCTACGTCAAATATCTCAACAGGGTGAAGGAGCGCTGA
- a CDS encoding ABC transporter substrate-binding protein — protein sequence MRKTVAGLMAGISFMFACGTSAQSQELTIFWAEWDPANYLQELVNEYEAETGVKITVETTPWADFQTKAFTEFNAKGSAYDMVVGDSQWIGAASEAGHYVDLTEFFNKHKLNEVMAPATVKYYSEYPANSGKYWSIPAEGDAVGWSYRKDWFEDPKEMEAFKAKYGYDLAPPKDWKQLRDIAEFFHRPDQKRYGIAIYTDNSYDGLVMGVENAIFSFGGELGDYSTYKVDGIINSEKNVKALETYRELYGFTPPGWAKSFFVENNQAITENLAAMSMNYFAFFPALVNEASNPNAKVTGFFANPAGPEGHQYAALGGQGISIVSYSENKEEAMKFLEWFIKDETQKRWAELGGYTASAKVLESEEFQNATPYNKAFYETMFKVKDFWATPEYAELLIQMNQRIYPYVTAGQGTAKEALDALAKDWNATFKKYGRH from the coding sequence ATGCGCAAGACAGTGGCCGGCCTGATGGCCGGTATCAGTTTTATGTTTGCCTGCGGAACATCCGCACAATCGCAAGAACTGACGATTTTCTGGGCCGAATGGGACCCGGCCAATTATCTCCAGGAGCTTGTAAACGAATACGAGGCCGAGACCGGCGTGAAGATCACGGTCGAAACGACCCCTTGGGCGGATTTCCAGACGAAGGCCTTCACCGAATTCAACGCCAAGGGCTCGGCCTATGACATGGTCGTCGGCGACTCACAGTGGATCGGCGCCGCATCGGAGGCCGGCCACTACGTCGACCTCACCGAGTTCTTCAACAAGCACAAGCTAAACGAGGTGATGGCTCCTGCCACGGTGAAGTACTACTCGGAGTATCCTGCGAACTCCGGCAAGTACTGGTCGATCCCGGCCGAGGGCGACGCGGTCGGCTGGTCCTACCGCAAGGATTGGTTCGAGGACCCGAAGGAGATGGAAGCCTTCAAGGCGAAGTATGGCTATGACCTCGCCCCGCCGAAGGATTGGAAGCAGTTGCGCGACATCGCCGAGTTCTTCCATCGTCCGGACCAGAAGCGCTACGGCATCGCGATCTACACCGACAACTCCTATGATGGTCTCGTAATGGGTGTAGAGAACGCCATCTTCTCTTTCGGCGGAGAACTCGGCGACTACAGCACCTACAAGGTCGACGGGATCATTAACTCGGAGAAGAACGTCAAGGCTCTGGAAACCTACCGCGAGCTTTACGGTTTCACCCCTCCTGGCTGGGCCAAATCCTTCTTCGTCGAGAATAACCAGGCGATCACCGAAAACCTGGCAGCGATGAGCATGAACTACTTCGCCTTCTTCCCGGCGCTGGTCAATGAAGCATCGAACCCGAACGCGAAGGTCACCGGCTTCTTCGCCAACCCGGCCGGCCCGGAGGGCCACCAGTATGCCGCGCTCGGCGGCCAGGGTATTTCCATCGTCTCCTATTCGGAAAACAAGGAAGAGGCGATGAAATTCCTCGAGTGGTTCATCAAGGACGAGACGCAGAAGCGCTGGGCCGAACTCGGCGGTTACACGGCAAGCGCCAAGGTGCTGGAGTCGGAAGAGTTCCAAAACGCGACGCCCTACAACAAGGCCTTCTATGAGACCATGTTCAAGGTGAAGGACTTCTGGGCAACGCCCGAATATGCCGAGCTGCTGATTCAGATGAATCAACGCATTTATCCTTATGTGACGGCGGGCCAGGGTACGGCAAAGGAGGCGCTCGACGCTCTCGCCAAGGACTGGAACGCGACCTTCAAGAAGTACGGCCGCCACTAA
- a CDS encoding TetR/AcrR family transcriptional regulator, which produces MDVSRQQNESAERGPRARTRKLMLETATRLMQSGITPSVSEVAEAAEVSRATAYRYFPSQAALVHAVVDEALGPILDWRSEAPDALTRVADLLATAMPRINEFEATFKAALKLSLDQWAQRQAGTLGNEPQLTRGHRVELLRQVTVPLEGRVSAEAREQLAQALSLVFGVEVLVVLKDIWGLSAERAQSVAEWAAAALVEAAIREAQTTG; this is translated from the coding sequence ATGGATGTCTCACGTCAACAGAACGAATCCGCCGAGCGCGGTCCGCGAGCCCGCACACGCAAACTCATGCTGGAGACCGCCACACGGCTGATGCAGTCGGGTATCACGCCCTCGGTGAGTGAGGTCGCGGAAGCCGCCGAAGTTTCGCGCGCCACGGCCTATCGTTACTTTCCGAGCCAGGCGGCGCTGGTTCATGCGGTGGTGGACGAGGCGCTCGGCCCGATCCTCGACTGGCGCTCCGAAGCGCCCGATGCGCTCACCCGCGTTGCCGATCTGCTGGCGACCGCCATGCCGCGCATCAACGAATTCGAGGCGACCTTCAAGGCGGCGCTGAAGCTCTCGCTCGACCAGTGGGCGCAGCGCCAGGCCGGCACGCTTGGTAACGAACCACAGCTCACGCGCGGCCACCGCGTCGAACTCCTGCGACAGGTCACCGTGCCACTTGAGGGCAGGGTGTCCGCTGAGGCCCGCGAGCAGCTCGCTCAGGCGCTCTCGCTGGTTTTCGGTGTGGAGGTGCTGGTCGTACTCAAGGATATTTGGGGCCTCTCGGCCGAACGCGCGCAATCCGTTGCAGAATGGGCGGCGGCGGCCTTGGTCGAGGCGGCGATTCGGGAGGCGCAAACCACGGGATGA